In Primulina huaijiensis isolate GDHJ02 chromosome 4, ASM1229523v2, whole genome shotgun sequence, the DNA window AGGAAGCAATAAGATTGATAGTCTTTTTCGATATGATGTACAGCTCTATCATAGCTTAAATTCTGACATTTAATATAAAACTGTATTATGTGATATTCcaacttatatttttttgtcaaaaatttaaaatataatgctATTCTTGTTTCATCAACCATTTTCAACTCAAGATCCATGGAGTTCACAGATGAAAAGAGTCACTGTAAGTTAAAAATTCATGAAGCAAGAAGAAGCGTAAATCTGCCTAGAAGATTATCGGTTTTGCATGACGACGACGATGAAGGCGATCCTCAGGCCGTATCAGCAAGAACTTCTTGCGCTTCCGCGGCATCCTTCAGGCTTTGGCCGACGAGTCCTGAAACACAATGGACTCGGTCTCCGATGAATGCCACCCCGTCTCCACCGCTTCTGTACCATTGCTTAGCATCGCTGCATCGCAGTGAAGGTAACATCTACTCTGTGTATGTAACAAAAGATTTCATCTTTACTGGATCAGGTAGCTGCAGAATCCATGTCTGGAAGCTGCTTGATTGCTCAGAAGTGGGGTATATCAAGGCTTCGAGCGGCGATATTCGAGCCATTTCAGGGTGGGGTAGGTTTCTTTTCACCTCGCACGGTGACTGCAGAATTCGAGCGTGGGATGTGCCGTCTGCGGAAAACTTTCGGTCGAAGAAGATCGCTACCTTGCCTGGAAGATCTTTCTTCAAATTTCCAAAGAAAAGCAGTCATCAACACAAGAACTCTATTTCATGTCTTGCATACAGCAACATGGAGAGGCTTTTGTTCACAGGTTCGTGGGATCGAACGGTTAAAGTATGGCAAATCACGGAGAGACGATGCATCGATTCGTTTATCGCGCATGATGGCCCAGTGAACGCAATTGTGATCAACCAAGAAGATGGCTGTGTTTTCACCTGTTCCTCCGATGGAACAGTGAAGATCTGGAGAAGGGTTTCCGGGGAAAGCTCACATATTCTCACAATGAAGCTCAAGTTCCAGCCTTCTCCTGTCAACGCCTTAGCCTTGAGCATGTCCCACGCAAACTGTTTCCTCTACTCCGGCTCGTCTGATGGGCTGATAAATTTCTGGGAGAAGGAAAGAATCTCCGGAAGATACAATCACTTGGGATTCTTGCAAGGCCATCATTTTGCAGTTCTATGTTTAGTAACAATCGAGGATCTGATCCTCAGTGGTTCCGAGGACGCAACCATACGGATTTGGAAGCGTGAAGATGGGAACTCGTTGCATTCATGTGTTGCTGTGGTAGACGGGCATCATGGACCGGTGAAGTGCTTGGCTGCTGCCATGGAAGCCGATGAGATTGGCAGAGATTTGCTGGTATACAGTGGTAGCTTGGACCAAACTCTGAAAGTGTGGCGAGTAAAAGTGCATCATCCTGGGGAGAAAGTAAAGTTGGATAGATCAGAAGGGAATATTGATCAGTACTTGGAATGTAAAATGAGCCCAGTTCTGTCGCCTTCCTGGGTAGAGAAGAAGATTTCTGGTGGCGATTTCTGAGTGGgaccaaaattttcatattttgtctGTTATTCTTAAAATCATAGTTCATGATGATTGATGTAACATACATAAATTCAAGTCACAATTACTttaatatatcatcaaatataCATCCTCgaatttcacaaaattaaccCATAAAATCGTCTTACAATACTTCTCTCGATTGTTTCATCACTACAAATCCTAGCTGATCTCTGCTCAACTTTACCTATCTTGACTTGGAATAGAATACCCAATAGCAAATCATGTTTGTTGTTGCCTAAGGGGAGGCCTCTCAATGCAGCATaacataattctaaaaaaaaaaaaaaaaaggtttatNttatgaaaatgttttaagaataaatctcaattattttttaaaaattatactttgagaaaaaaaattcataaattttttacaCAAATTTTGTCCAAACGcatactttaaattttttttaaaacttataaaattctaaaattttttgAAGTATATGTCTAAATAGATATTTTAAGACGCATAATAATCTATATGTACCACAAGTCGTAAAATTAACATTAATAAAATTGGATATTGATAGCTTTAATTTTTTGACAGTGGTGGACATGTGCTTCCCATGTCGAATTT includes these proteins:
- the LOC140974835 gene encoding protein JINGUBANG-like, giving the protein MEFTDEKSHCKLKIHEARRSVNLPRRLSVLHDDDDEGDPQAVSARTSCASAASFRLWPTSPETQWTRSPMNATPSPPLLYHCLASLHRSEGNIYSVYVTKDFIFTGSGSCRIHVWKLLDCSEVGYIKASSGDIRAISGWGRFLFTSHGDCRIRAWDVPSAENFRSKKIATLPGRSFFKFPKKSSHQHKNSISCLAYSNMERLLFTGSWDRTVKVWQITERRCIDSFIAHDGPVNAIVINQEDGCVFTCSSDGTVKIWRRVSGESSHILTMKLKFQPSPVNALALSMSHANCFLYSGSSDGLINFWEKERISGRYNHLGFLQGHHFAVLCLVTIEDLILSGSEDATIRIWKREDGNSLHSCVAVVDGHHGPVKCLAAAMEADEIGRDLLVYSGSLDQTLKVWRVKVHHPGEKVKLDRSEGNIDQYLECKMSPVLSPSWVEKKISGGDF